One window of Myripristis murdjan chromosome 8, fMyrMur1.1, whole genome shotgun sequence genomic DNA carries:
- the LOC115364068 gene encoding ral guanine nucleotide dissociation stimulator-like 1 isoform X1 — protein MGKWELTMNPVQEWGEEFEDGAVYGITLRREPISSSPNPGETKPCSGFVQYRTSKVRRLKAAPLDLLVSQLLDPGCQEQDYSKIFLSTYRTFTSSSVLIELLFQRDNAASDLDNTECYRSPLLAFVQTWLDEYSEDFRDPPLHLSLRLLLDHLRISSAVADNMRVQPNFCSLAGQAETLLKRFQKEEAETNGISAQADLEQDKEGSGDEGSDCESSPDQGDIMDFSVSAIAEQLTRLDSALFVKVVPFQCMGCVWSQRDKKENMSPTIRATIAQFNAVTNRVITSLLCQPPAGSPGPSPSRRLPTTPVQRARIIEKWIRVAQECRQLKNFSSLRAILSALQSNAVYRLRKTWAAVSRDSMATFDNLWETFPDENCVLTNREILVENGGQPNVDNISPKISKRCPIPRQMSTSSGVVPYLGTYLTVLTMLDTALSDTVQGGLINFEKRRREFEILSQIRLLQASCSQYSLPHHPRIAAWLQGHKLLTDQESYELSRKLEPPVDLSSPTSWSHRTLTKKLSSLLTGNEGSKKLLADQISVSSSGSSGSEMEDMSSPNSTCSIRLQSLSSSCNNVSEALSSSSSSFSSSSSSSCGSSTASSPDSSSPSSSSSSSQLILCSPATSCGGARPKPTLASQHKRSVSMTSLPVYNRQVADSCIVRVSVDLGSNNGNMYKSILLTSQDKTAQVIQRALEKHHLEHMSCKEFTLSQVISQGRELLIPDKANVFYAMSTTANFDFVLRQFSKIQKKPLRATSSLGQYTK, from the exons ATGGGAAAATGGGAGCTGACAATG AACCCAGTTCAGGAGTGGGGTGAGGAGTTTGAGGATGGGGCAGTGTATGGGATCACCCTGCGTCGGGAGCCCATTTCCTCCTCCCCCAACCCCGGTGAGACGAAACCATGCAGCGGTTTTGTGCAGTACCGGACCAGCAAGGTGCGACGTCTGAAGGCCGCGCCTCTGGACCTACTGGTGAGCCAGCTACTGGACCCCGGCTGCCAGGAGCAGGACTACAGCAAGATCTTCCTCTCCACATACAGAACCTTCACCAGCAGCTCAGTGCTCATAGAGCTGCTCTTCCAGAG GGACAATGCTGCCTCAGACCTGGACAACACGGAATGCTACAGGAG CCCTCTGTTGGCCTTTGTCCAGACATGGTTGGATGAGTACAGTGAGGACTTCCGGGATCCTCCGCTGCACCTGTCgctcaggctgctgctggaccACCTGAGGATCAGCTCTGCTGTGGCCGACAACATGCGCGTCCAGCCCAATTTCTGCTCCCTGGCCGGGCAAGCTGAGACGCTGCTCAAGAGGTTCCAGAAAGAAG aaGCCGAGACAAATGGTATCTCTGCCCAGGCAGATCTGGAACAAGACAAGGAGGGTTCTGGTGACGAAGGTTCAGATTGTGAAAGCTCTCCAGATCAAGGTGATATCAtggatttctctgtctcagCCATCGCAGAGCAGCTTACCCGACTGGACTCT GCTCTTTTTGTCAAAGTGGTGCCCTTTCAGTGTATGGGCTGTGTGTGGTCccagagagacaagaaagaaaacatgtctCCCACCATCCGGGCCACCATTGCCCAGTTCAATGCTGTCACTAACCGGGTCATCACCTCCCTGCTGTGCCAGCCTCCCGCTGGTAGCCCAGGCCCGAGCCCCTCCCGCAGGCTGCCCACCACGCCGGTGCAAAGGGCCCGCATCATTGAGAAATGGATCAGAGTAGCACAG GAGTGTCGCCAGCTGAAGAACTTCTCTTCTCTCAGAGCAATCCTGTCGGCCCTTCAGTCTAATGCAGTTTACAGGCTGAGAAAGACCTGGGCTGCTGTTAGCAG gGACAGCATGGCCACCTTTGATAACCTGTGGGAGACCTTCCCTGATGAGAACTGTGTTTTGACCAACAGAGAGATCCTGGTTGAG AACGGAGGCCAACCGAATGTGGATAACATTTCTCCGAAGATATCCAAGCGGTGTCCAATCCCTAGACAGATG AGTACGTCTAGTGGAGTGGTTCCCTACCTGGGCACGTATCTGACTGTCCTCACCATGCTGGACACCGCCTTGTCAGACACTGTACAG GGAGGGCTCATAAACtttgagaagaggaggagg GAGTTTGAGATTCTGTCACAGATTCGGCTGCTCCAAGCGTCCTGTTCCCAGTACAGCCTGCCCCATCACCCCAGGATCGCTGCCTGGCTGCAGGGACACAAGCTGCTCACTGACCAGGAGAg CTACGAACTGTCAAGAAAACTGGAGCCTCCGGTGGATCTGTCCTCTCCAACGTCCTGGAGCCACCGCACGCTCACAAAGAAACTCTCCTC CCTTCTGACAGGGAACGAAGGATCTAAGAAGCTTCTTGCTGACCAGATCAGCGTGTCGTCTTCTGGATCCAGCGGGTCTGAGATGGAGGACATGTCTTCACCAAATTCGACATGTTCCATCAGACTGCAG TCCCTGTCCAGCTCTTGCAACAACGTATCAGAAGCCCtctcgtcctcctcttcttccttctcctcctcatcgtcctcctcctgtggcTCATCCACTGCCTCCTCTCCggactcctcctctccctccagctcttcctccagctcccaGCTCATTCTTTGCTCTCCAGCTACGTCCTGCGGCGGTGCTCGGCCAAAACCAACCCTGGCCTCCCAGCACAAGCGCTCCGTGTCCATGACCTCCCTACCTGTTTATAATCGCCAGGTGGCTGACTCCTGCATAGTCAGAGTCAGCGTGGACCTGGGCAGCAACAATGGCAACATGTATAAGAGCATCCTG TTGACCAGCCAGGACAAAACTGCCCAGGTGATCCAGAGGGCATTGGAGAAGCATCACCTT
- the LOC115364068 gene encoding ral guanine nucleotide dissociation stimulator-like 1 isoform X2 codes for MGKWELTMNPVQEWGEEFEDGAVYGITLRREPISSSPNPGETKPCSGFVQYRTSKVRRLKAAPLDLLVSQLLDPGCQEQDYSKIFLSTYRTFTSSSVLIELLFQRDNAASDLDNTECYRSPLLAFVQTWLDEYSEDFRDPPLHLSLRLLLDHLRISSAVADNMRVQPNFCSLAGQAETLLKRFQKEAETNGISAQADLEQDKEGSGDEGSDCESSPDQGDIMDFSVSAIAEQLTRLDSALFVKVVPFQCMGCVWSQRDKKENMSPTIRATIAQFNAVTNRVITSLLCQPPAGSPGPSPSRRLPTTPVQRARIIEKWIRVAQECRQLKNFSSLRAILSALQSNAVYRLRKTWAAVSRDSMATFDNLWETFPDENCVLTNREILVENGGQPNVDNISPKISKRCPIPRQMSTSSGVVPYLGTYLTVLTMLDTALSDTVQGGLINFEKRRREFEILSQIRLLQASCSQYSLPHHPRIAAWLQGHKLLTDQESYELSRKLEPPVDLSSPTSWSHRTLTKKLSSLLTGNEGSKKLLADQISVSSSGSSGSEMEDMSSPNSTCSIRLQSLSSSCNNVSEALSSSSSSFSSSSSSSCGSSTASSPDSSSPSSSSSSSQLILCSPATSCGGARPKPTLASQHKRSVSMTSLPVYNRQVADSCIVRVSVDLGSNNGNMYKSILLTSQDKTAQVIQRALEKHHLEHMSCKEFTLSQVISQGRELLIPDKANVFYAMSTTANFDFVLRQFSKIQKKPLRATSSLGQYTK; via the exons ATGGGAAAATGGGAGCTGACAATG AACCCAGTTCAGGAGTGGGGTGAGGAGTTTGAGGATGGGGCAGTGTATGGGATCACCCTGCGTCGGGAGCCCATTTCCTCCTCCCCCAACCCCGGTGAGACGAAACCATGCAGCGGTTTTGTGCAGTACCGGACCAGCAAGGTGCGACGTCTGAAGGCCGCGCCTCTGGACCTACTGGTGAGCCAGCTACTGGACCCCGGCTGCCAGGAGCAGGACTACAGCAAGATCTTCCTCTCCACATACAGAACCTTCACCAGCAGCTCAGTGCTCATAGAGCTGCTCTTCCAGAG GGACAATGCTGCCTCAGACCTGGACAACACGGAATGCTACAGGAG CCCTCTGTTGGCCTTTGTCCAGACATGGTTGGATGAGTACAGTGAGGACTTCCGGGATCCTCCGCTGCACCTGTCgctcaggctgctgctggaccACCTGAGGATCAGCTCTGCTGTGGCCGACAACATGCGCGTCCAGCCCAATTTCTGCTCCCTGGCCGGGCAAGCTGAGACGCTGCTCAAGAGGTTCCAGAAAGAAG CCGAGACAAATGGTATCTCTGCCCAGGCAGATCTGGAACAAGACAAGGAGGGTTCTGGTGACGAAGGTTCAGATTGTGAAAGCTCTCCAGATCAAGGTGATATCAtggatttctctgtctcagCCATCGCAGAGCAGCTTACCCGACTGGACTCT GCTCTTTTTGTCAAAGTGGTGCCCTTTCAGTGTATGGGCTGTGTGTGGTCccagagagacaagaaagaaaacatgtctCCCACCATCCGGGCCACCATTGCCCAGTTCAATGCTGTCACTAACCGGGTCATCACCTCCCTGCTGTGCCAGCCTCCCGCTGGTAGCCCAGGCCCGAGCCCCTCCCGCAGGCTGCCCACCACGCCGGTGCAAAGGGCCCGCATCATTGAGAAATGGATCAGAGTAGCACAG GAGTGTCGCCAGCTGAAGAACTTCTCTTCTCTCAGAGCAATCCTGTCGGCCCTTCAGTCTAATGCAGTTTACAGGCTGAGAAAGACCTGGGCTGCTGTTAGCAG gGACAGCATGGCCACCTTTGATAACCTGTGGGAGACCTTCCCTGATGAGAACTGTGTTTTGACCAACAGAGAGATCCTGGTTGAG AACGGAGGCCAACCGAATGTGGATAACATTTCTCCGAAGATATCCAAGCGGTGTCCAATCCCTAGACAGATG AGTACGTCTAGTGGAGTGGTTCCCTACCTGGGCACGTATCTGACTGTCCTCACCATGCTGGACACCGCCTTGTCAGACACTGTACAG GGAGGGCTCATAAACtttgagaagaggaggagg GAGTTTGAGATTCTGTCACAGATTCGGCTGCTCCAAGCGTCCTGTTCCCAGTACAGCCTGCCCCATCACCCCAGGATCGCTGCCTGGCTGCAGGGACACAAGCTGCTCACTGACCAGGAGAg CTACGAACTGTCAAGAAAACTGGAGCCTCCGGTGGATCTGTCCTCTCCAACGTCCTGGAGCCACCGCACGCTCACAAAGAAACTCTCCTC CCTTCTGACAGGGAACGAAGGATCTAAGAAGCTTCTTGCTGACCAGATCAGCGTGTCGTCTTCTGGATCCAGCGGGTCTGAGATGGAGGACATGTCTTCACCAAATTCGACATGTTCCATCAGACTGCAG TCCCTGTCCAGCTCTTGCAACAACGTATCAGAAGCCCtctcgtcctcctcttcttccttctcctcctcatcgtcctcctcctgtggcTCATCCACTGCCTCCTCTCCggactcctcctctccctccagctcttcctccagctcccaGCTCATTCTTTGCTCTCCAGCTACGTCCTGCGGCGGTGCTCGGCCAAAACCAACCCTGGCCTCCCAGCACAAGCGCTCCGTGTCCATGACCTCCCTACCTGTTTATAATCGCCAGGTGGCTGACTCCTGCATAGTCAGAGTCAGCGTGGACCTGGGCAGCAACAATGGCAACATGTATAAGAGCATCCTG TTGACCAGCCAGGACAAAACTGCCCAGGTGATCCAGAGGGCATTGGAGAAGCATCACCTT